One Cotesia glomerata isolate CgM1 linkage group LG8, MPM_Cglom_v2.3, whole genome shotgun sequence genomic window carries:
- the LOC123270109 gene encoding ATP-dependent DNA helicase pif1-like: protein MQAINDESDHQSNCIYIDGPGGSGKTFIYTTLCHLLKSQGKVVSTMAYTGIAATLLPNGKTVHKTFGLPVPMFSDSSSNVKPNSNQGRYLKSVDVFIWDEAPMSPRYSLEIIDRTLRHIMNIDVPFGGKMMILGGDFRQLLPVLTHATRSEMVNLSIKYSHLWRNFHKFTLSQNMRALPEEIEFSQFLLDVGDGKLNDVNDNLLLPEECPVSKADNIVEYLYGNIIRTQCFNELTGSVILSPRNVDVDIINEQVVELLNETTEKIYTAIDSTENCDDGDMTDAILPEYLNTLNPPNFPPHKLRLRKNTIVMLIRNLNLSEGLCNGTRLMVLDLSTNVLRCNILTCDKAGEIVFINRITLYCDNVYPFTFKRRQFPIKLHFA from the coding sequence ATGCAGGCTATCAATGACGAAAGTGATCATCAATctaattgtatttatattgaCGGACCGGGAGGTTCAGGAAAAACTTTTATATACACAACGTTGTGTCATTTACTAAAAAGCCAAGGCAAAGTTGTTTCTACAATGGCTTATACTGGTATCGCAGCAACTCTTTTACCTAACGGAAAAACTGTCCACAAAACGTTTGGTTTACCTGTCCCGATGTTCTCTGATTCATCTTCAAACGTTAAACCTAATTCAAATCAAGGTAGATATTTAAAGAGTGTAGATGTTTTTATTTGGGATGAAGCTCCTATGTCTCCTAGATATTCTTTAGAGATAATCGACAGAACGCTGCGACATATAATGAATATTGACGTACCATTTGGTGGTAAAATGATGATATTAGGAGGAGATTTTCGTCAACTTCTTCCTGTTCTAACCCATGCCACTCGAAGTGAAATGGTTaacttatcaataaaatacaGTCATTTGTGgagaaattttcataaatttacgTTATCACAAAATATGCGAGCGTTACCAgaagaaattgaattttcacaGTTCTTGCTGGATGTGGGCGatggaaaattaaatgatGTAAATGATAACCTTCTTCTACCTGAGGAATGTCCTGTTTCTAAAGCTGATAATATCGTTGAATATCTGTATGGAAACATTATAAGGACGCAGTGTTTCAACGAACTTACTGGATCAGTTATTTTATCACCAAGAAATGTTGATGTTGATATTATCAATGAACAAGTAGTTGAACTTCTAAATGAAAcgactgaaaaaatttatacggcTATAGATAGTACCGAAAATTGTGATGATGGAGACATGACTGACGCAATTTTGCCAGAATATCTCAATACTCTTAATCCCCCCAATTTTCCACCTCACAAACTACGCTTGCGAAAAAATACTATAGTGATGTTGATAAGAAATTTGAACTTAAGTGAAGGATTGTGCAATGGAACGAGGTTGATGGTACTGGATTTATCAACTAATGTCTTGCGATGTAATATATTGACGTGTGATAAGGCTGgagaaattgtatttattaatcgTATTACACTATATTGTGATAATGTTTACCCTTTCACATTTAAAAGACGCCAATTTCcgataaaattgcattttgcATGA
- the LOC123270110 gene encoding uncharacterized protein LOC123270110, which produces MDPNTEPWVYPQFYPYGNQGWHDSIPYIKKTTRRVTRVDYYKYKLAIRDEFNVFLMGRRLTQQFNQKKLRAESYKGLLDHLKSRNENSNIPCNIGKVVILPSTFTCSPRNMLQQYQDAMSIVRKFGKPDLFITMTCNPKWIEITENLLPGQTASDRPDLVARVFDIKKNALIKLITKTELFGKVIAYKWVIEFQKRGLPHLHMLLTLQSGFKIKTPDIVDKFICAEIPNKDLEPKLYDIVTRNMLHGPCGDWCLIDGKCSKKFPKAFRNETVMDENGYPFYQRKNDGMTFTRNNEFIFDNRYVVPYNKTLLLTFNCHINVEVVASSTAVKYLCKYCYKGHDQAAVTINGNLHSTNSDTTHNTQHPQNESDAAVNHDEIRDFVDARYVGPFEAVWRITSKALQDKSHSIIRLPIHLQNEQNITITEDCDETALQEALQNNQC; this is translated from the exons ATGGATCCTAATACCGAACCTTGGGTTTATCCTCAATTTTATCCCTATGGTAATCAAGGATGGCATGACAGTATACCTTATATTAAGAAAACGACACGAAGGGTAACTCGTGTAGACTattataagtataaattagCAATTCGTGATgaatttaatgtttttctgATGGGCCGTCGTTTAACTCAGCA gttcaaccaaaaaaagttacggGCAGAATCATATAAGGGGTTATTAGATCATTTGAAATCAAGAAATGAAAATAGTAATATACCTTGCAATATTGGTAAAGTAGTGATACTACCTTCGACATTCACCTGTTCTCCACGTAATATGTTACAACAGTATCAGGATGCGATGTCAATCGTTAGAAAATTCGGTAAACCGGATCTTTTTATTACCATGACTTGTAATCCAAAGTGGATTGAAATTACAGAAAATCTATTACCAGGACAGACGGCTTCTGATAGACCAGACTTAGTTGCACGTGTATTTGACATTAAAAAGAATGCATTAATCAAACTAATAACTAAGACTGAACTGTTCGGCAAAGTTATTGCTTATAAGTGGgtaattgaatttcaaaagCGTGGGTTACCACATCTGCATATGTTACTTACATTGCAAAgtggttttaaaattaaaactcccgatattgttgataaatttatatgtgCTGAAATACCAAATAAAGACCTTGAGCCCAAGCTATATGATATCGTTACAAGAAATATGCTTCACGGCCCCTGCGGTGATTGGTGTTTAATTGACGGAAAATGTTCTAAAAAGTTCCCCAAAGCATTTCGGAATGAAACTGTTATGGATGAAAATGGATATCCTTTTTATCAACGTAAAAACGATGGAATGACATTTACTCGaaacaatgaatttatttttgataatcgaTACGTAGTACCATATAATAAAACGTTACTTTTGACATTCAATTGTCACATAAACGTTGAAGTAGTTGCATCCTCCACAGCAGTCAAGTATCTATGTAAATACTGTTACAAGGGTCATGACCAAGCTGCAGTAACAATTAATGGTAATCTGCATAGTACAAACTCAGACACAACTCATAATACCCAACATCCTCAAAATGAATCTGACGCTGCAGTGAACCACGATGAAATCCGCGATTTTGTAGATGCCCGGTATGTAGGTCCCTTTGAAGCCGTTTGGCGAATTACATCAAAAGCATTACAAGATAAAAGCCACTCAATTATTCGTTTACCAATACATTTACAGAATGAACAAAATATTACAATAACCGAAGATTGCGATGAAACTGCTTTACAAGAAGCGTTACAAAACAATCAATGCTaa